The DNA region CATCTGCGTCACTCTTTTCCGTTATTCGACTTAGGTTATGACCATTATAGCAGAACGGCGGCGAGGATCGCTCCATCTTTACTCGCATCGGCTGAATGATAGGTTTGGTCGTCCTTAAGTTCTTTAAGGGATAAATTTTTAACAAGGAGGGATATATTCGTCCAGAATATACTTTTTAAGTTAATTTTGTATTATCTTGGATAGGTGATTAGCGCGGTTAAGGGAGGAATATAGTGAATGGTAATGCATTTCTCCAAGGTTAGCAACTTCTATGTACACGTAAAATGGTTTACGGAAAGCTTCGAATGGGACCCTCTGCCTTTCTCCCGCATCGTCACCCCGTCCTTCCTGTTCTGGCTAGGGTTTACCGTCCTGATGCTCTGGCTCGCCTGTGCCGTTTCCGGGCCGATCGGCCGCGCGCGTCCGATCCTGCGGATTCATGCGTGGCTGTGCCGAATGAAGCAGCACACCCAGCTCATCCTGCGCACCGGCCTTGGCATCGGGCTCCTTCTGCAGCTATTTAGCGGGTCTTACCTTGCCCCCGAGTTCACCATCAAATCCATGTGGATCGTCCTTGGGCTGTTCACTGCCGCCGCCTGCCTGGCCAATACGAAAACGTTAAAAGTGAGCGGCGCCATTCTGTTCCTGCTGTATGTCCAAGCTTCGCTGGAATACGGAGTTTTTCACGCCTTGGATTATTTGATGTATGTCGGGATCGTTTACTGCCTGTTCGTTAATGGCACGCCGTTAATGCGAACCGCTCCCGCTGTCCTGTATCTGTGTATGGGGTTCTCGCTCTCCTGGCTCGCCATGGAAAAGCTGACCATGCCTGCCCTTGCCTGCTCCGTCATGGGCAGCTACGGGCTTCCCACCTTCGGTTTTACCCTCGAGCAATTTGTATTGATCAGCGCCTTCGTCGAGATCGGCTTGGCATGGGCCTTTATGATGGGAATTATGAACCGCTTCACGGCACTGCTCGTAACCGGAATCTTCTTCATGACGAGCCTTGTATTCGGCCACAAAGAGGTGATCGGCCATACGATTATCCACACGCTGCTGATCCTGTTCGTGATCGAGGGTACCGGAGGTTTACGCACACCTGTGGATCTCCACCGTAAGCCCATGCTCAGATCCCTTTTTGTAACCGTTAACTTCTGCCTGTTCCTGTTTATTTTAATGCCGCTGTATATCTGGATGGGGAAAGCAATGTGAACGGCCATCTGGTGTTTCAGTGCACGACAAGTCACAAACGCTTAAGCGATCCGGATGCGCTCAGTCCGCTGTAAGCCGCACGGCAGACTTGGATTCGCTTGCTCTTACGACGGCATCCAGCACCTCCTGGTTCCGGTACCCGTCCATAAAGCCGGGCACGCCGTCTGCCGGGGTCCCTCTTAAAACGGCGGCAAAATCGGCATACTGCGCAACCTTGCAATGCGCCGGCACCTCGACGAGTGCTCTCGCCAGCTGTCCGCCCTCTTCCTCACGAATCCACACGATGTGGTCCGGGTCCAGCGTTCCCGCATGAAGCGTCCCCATATCGCCGTAGATCGTGATTTCATGCTGGTTCCCCGAGCCGAATGCATTGCGCGACGTCTGGAACACGCCCATAACGTCCCCTGACATCCGGGCCTGAAAGCTTGCGAAGTCATCGACCTCGATCTTTGCCATCGCGCCCGTGACCGGGTCGCGGCGTTCCGGAACGATCGTCTGCAGCTGGGCGGTCAGCTCCTCGAACTCTCCGAAGAGAAAGCGAGCCATATCGATCATATGCGAGCCGAGATCGCCTAAAGCGCCCGTACCGGTGATAGCCTTGTTATACCTCCACATATACGGGATTTGTTGGTGCGGAACACCAAAGCCCTGGAGATATTGGAGAGAGAAGTGCCGGACCGTGCCCAGTTTCCCGGAACGCACGATCTCCCGGGCATAACGGAATGCGGGCGTATAACGATACGTAAAGCCGATCATGACGGGGACCGGACGTTTCTCATACATTTCGAGCAGCGGCACAGCCTCCTCGAAGACGCGCGTAAACGGCTTTTCCGCCAGAAAAGGCTTTCCCGCCTGAAGGCACGCACTCATGATGTCGGCATGCACGTTATTCGGCGTCACGGAGACCACCGCATCCACCTCCGGGTCCTCGATCAGTCCCTTATAATTCACGTAGCGCTTGCCGCCTTCGATGCCTAGTTGATCGCCGACTCTCGCCATCGCCTCCCCGTTCACATCGCTTACGGCAACAAACTCATACACATGCTCTGCTTTCATCCAGCGGATATGCTCTTGCGCCATACCGCCGAGCCCAATCAAACCGATCCGAAACTTGTTCATGCCTAACGCTCTCCTCTTGTTCGTGAAATGTAGGTTGCCCCGTGAAAACGGCGGCGGCCCTGCCTATTCCCATTCGCAGGACCGCATCCGCCTCTATACTGGCATCACTTTGCGCTGGTATACCGTTTATAAGCATCCTTGCGAATCTGGAGCAGCCGCTCCAGTCCCATTTCGTTCAGCTTATTCACATAAGCGTCCCATTCCTGATCGATGTTGCCCTCCGTAATCCATTTTGCCCGGGTTGTGCTGACATAACCGTCGATATCGGTCGTCAGCGTAGGCAGCTCCTGGAATTCCTCCGCGCTGTACATAACGTTCGGGAACGGGGTGGTCACATAATCGCTGCCCAGCTTATCGATGACCAGCTTCAGGCCGTCCCCTGTCGTTTCGTCCAGAATGATATTGCGCTCAAAGCTCGGACTGACGTATTTCGGTCCAAAATCGCGAACCGACTGCTCCCAATACCATGCATCCGCGCTCGTGCCCTCCGGCGGATTCATCAGCGTGTACGTGCCGTCATCGTTTTTCTTAATAACGGTGCCGATCGCGCCCCAGAAATTCTGGATGCTGGCTTCATTGGTATAGAACTGGTCCGCCCAGCGCGCCGATACTTCCGGATGCTCGTTGGAGGTCGTGATGAGAAGCTGGTTCCGCCGCAGGCTCAAGCCGCCCGGCTCTCCGCCCTGGTAGCGTTTTCCGTCCGGGCCGGCGATCGGTGGAATGGCGATGTATTGATCCTTCCACTTCCCGAACACGGCATCGGGTACCCATTGATTGGAGAAGCCGACCAGCGGAACGTCGGGATTCTGCTGCTTGGCCGTCAGCATGGTGTTGTCCTGGGTGAACACCTCCTGGTCGATCAGACCTTCGGCGTACAACTGATGCGCCCATTTTATTGCTTCTTTATAATTTTCCGTAATCGGATAGAACACGGGCTCCCCGTCCACCACCATCATGCTGTTGGCGTTGAGGTCGGTGATGCCGAACGGATTGTATAAATCCACGCTGATATCCCCGGAACCGCTGACCGGAATTTCATCGGCTTTTCCGTTCCCGTTCGGATCCTGCTCTTTGAACGCTTTGAACACCTGATACAGCTCCTCTGTGTTGTCCGGGACATCCAATCCAACCTTGTCAAGCCAGGTTTTGTTGATGATCGGCTGGATCGACGACTCGGGTCTCGACGGCAGACGTGCCGGAAGAGAGTAAATCTTTCCGTCCGGGAAGGTGCTCATCTGCTTCATCTCCGGCGTTTCTTCCATTGCTGCTTTTAAATTCGGCATATACTGGTCGATGTATTCGTCCAGCGGACGGAAGTAGGACAGATTGTTGACGATGTCGGAATCGCTGAACACAATGTCCCCGAATATGATATCCGGGAGCGTCCCGCTTGCCAGCATGATCGATTTCTGTTCGCCCCAATCGTTCGAGGACATAATCTGCCAGTTGATCTTCACGTTGGTTTGCTTCTCCAGATCTTTCAGCCATTGATTCTGAAGAAACGTATCCCCCATATTCCCCCATCGAACGGTCAGCACGTCCAGCGTGACAGGTTCGTTCACGATCGGCAGCCCTTCTTTATTAAAAGCCGCATCCGACTCCGCAGCCGGTTCCTTGCCGCCGCTGCACCCCGCCAGGTTAAACACCAGCAGCGCAGCCAGCAGCAGCGAAACCGCCGTCTTGACCGGAAATGCCTTAAGCTTCAAGCCCTTTACCATTCCTTAATCCCCCCAAGCTTTTTGATGATAGGACATGCATCGAATCAAACATTATTGCTTCACGGCTCCGATCATCACCCCCTGGTTGAAATATTTCTGCACAAACGGGTAAATGCACATGATCGGAACCGTAGCGACAATGATGACCGCATACCGCATCAGGTTTGCCAAGCGCAGCGCGACGGCCGCGGCTTCCCCCGTTCCGAGAGCCGATTGCATCTGATTCGTCACCAGAATGTTTCGCAGGATAAGCTGCAGCGGATACAGATTCGAATCCTTCAAATAAATCAGCGCGTTGAAGTATGAATTCCAATGGCCGACGGCCGTC from Paenibacillus ihbetae includes:
- a CDS encoding Gfo/Idh/MocA family protein — protein: MNKFRIGLIGLGGMAQEHIRWMKAEHVYEFVAVSDVNGEAMARVGDQLGIEGGKRYVNYKGLIEDPEVDAVVSVTPNNVHADIMSACLQAGKPFLAEKPFTRVFEEAVPLLEMYEKRPVPVMIGFTYRYTPAFRYAREIVRSGKLGTVRHFSLQYLQGFGVPHQQIPYMWRYNKAITGTGALGDLGSHMIDMARFLFGEFEELTAQLQTIVPERRDPVTGAMAKIEVDDFASFQARMSGDVMGVFQTSRNAFGSGNQHEITIYGDMGTLHAGTLDPDHIVWIREEEGGQLARALVEVPAHCKVAQYADFAAVLRGTPADGVPGFMDGYRNQEVLDAVVRASESKSAVRLTAD
- a CDS encoding extracellular solute-binding protein encodes the protein MVKGLKLKAFPVKTAVSLLLAALLVFNLAGCSGGKEPAAESDAAFNKEGLPIVNEPVTLDVLTVRWGNMGDTFLQNQWLKDLEKQTNVKINWQIMSSNDWGEQKSIMLASGTLPDIIFGDIVFSDSDIVNNLSYFRPLDEYIDQYMPNLKAAMEETPEMKQMSTFPDGKIYSLPARLPSRPESSIQPIINKTWLDKVGLDVPDNTEELYQVFKAFKEQDPNGNGKADEIPVSGSGDISVDLYNPFGITDLNANSMMVVDGEPVFYPITENYKEAIKWAHQLYAEGLIDQEVFTQDNTMLTAKQQNPDVPLVGFSNQWVPDAVFGKWKDQYIAIPPIAGPDGKRYQGGEPGGLSLRRNQLLITTSNEHPEVSARWADQFYTNEASIQNFWGAIGTVIKKNDDGTYTLMNPPEGTSADAWYWEQSVRDFGPKYVSPSFERNIILDETTGDGLKLVIDKLGSDYVTTPFPNVMYSAEEFQELPTLTTDIDGYVSTTRAKWITEGNIDQEWDAYVNKLNEMGLERLLQIRKDAYKRYTSAK